A part of Candidatus Binatia bacterium genomic DNA contains:
- a CDS encoding helix-turn-helix domain-containing protein, whose amino-acid sequence MADEVSGSEIRELRKRLGLTQEEFAHAVAVTFSTVNRWENGHAKPSKLARRAIESLAAMKGANLSSSNSQTIEELASSSYSHRND is encoded by the coding sequence ATGGCGGACGAGGTTTCGGGAAGCGAGATCCGTGAGCTGCGCAAGCGGCTCGGCCTCACCCAGGAGGAGTTTGCGCACGCGGTGGCGGTGACCTTCTCGACCGTGAATCGCTGGGAGAACGGCCACGCCAAGCCGAGCAAGCTCGCGCGCCGCGCGATCGAGTCGCTCGCGGCGATGAAGGGTGCGAACCTGTCGAGCAGCAACAGCCAGACGATCGAGGAGCTCGCGTCGAGCTCGTACTCCCACCGGAACGACTGA
- a CDS encoding C69 family dipeptidase gives MQRNFQASSPALAGCDTLVALGEAARRGVAIFGKNSDRPPGEAQAPVIVDRALHAPGDRVRCQYVEIPQVRETARVLGSRPTWLWGFEMGLNEHGVAIGNETVFAHEAPAATGLIGMDLVRLGLERAASAEQAVSVLIELIETHGQGGSGFRDLEWPYNNSFLVADPDEAWILEAAGRQWATRRCAATDSISNQVSIGADWERLGATVIERARALGLETSEPFDFARAYRDTTTIPPQLSEGRLRRSRALLAEGRGRHTVETLQAILRDHDASGGPRFVAGATPDEERFYTLCMHQGPSRTAASMVIELERGAGVERVAWLALGRPCTSAFFPVFFAGELPDELVRAGEQDGAGEGLWWVFERLAEQAERSPEAADAIGARFAELERSLAEEASRFAADAAGCTPSELAERATAANRAVFARVDATARRLAQRCAELVAGA, from the coding sequence ATGCAGCGCAACTTCCAAGCTTCCTCGCCCGCGCTCGCCGGTTGCGACACGCTGGTCGCGCTCGGCGAGGCCGCGCGCCGCGGCGTCGCGATCTTCGGCAAGAACAGCGACCGTCCGCCCGGCGAGGCGCAAGCCCCGGTGATCGTCGACCGGGCGCTGCATGCGCCCGGCGACCGCGTACGCTGCCAGTACGTCGAGATCCCGCAGGTCCGTGAGACCGCGCGCGTGCTCGGCTCGCGTCCGACCTGGCTCTGGGGCTTCGAGATGGGCCTCAACGAGCACGGGGTCGCGATCGGCAACGAGACCGTGTTCGCGCACGAGGCGCCCGCCGCGACGGGGCTCATCGGCATGGACCTGGTGCGGCTCGGGCTCGAGCGCGCCGCTTCGGCGGAGCAGGCGGTCTCGGTCCTGATCGAGCTGATCGAGACCCACGGCCAGGGCGGCTCGGGGTTCCGCGACCTCGAGTGGCCGTACAACAACTCCTTCCTCGTCGCCGACCCGGACGAGGCCTGGATCCTCGAGGCCGCGGGCCGTCAGTGGGCGACCCGCCGCTGCGCCGCGACCGACTCGATCTCGAACCAGGTGTCGATCGGCGCCGACTGGGAGCGGCTCGGCGCGACGGTCATCGAGCGGGCGCGCGCGCTCGGGCTCGAGACCAGCGAGCCGTTCGACTTCGCGCGCGCCTACCGCGACACGACGACCATCCCGCCGCAGCTCTCCGAGGGACGGCTCCGTCGCTCGCGTGCGCTCCTCGCCGAAGGGCGCGGACGGCACACGGTCGAAACCCTGCAGGCGATCCTGCGCGACCACGACGCGAGTGGCGGCCCGCGCTTCGTCGCCGGCGCGACGCCCGACGAGGAGCGCTTCTACACGCTGTGCATGCACCAGGGCCCGAGCCGGACGGCCGCCAGCATGGTCATCGAGCTCGAGCGCGGTGCGGGGGTGGAGCGCGTCGCCTGGCTCGCGCTCGGCCGGCCGTGCACGTCGGCCTTCTTCCCGGTGTTCTTCGCGGGCGAGCTGCCCGACGAGCTCGTGCGCGCCGGCGAGCAGGATGGGGCCGGCGAGGGGCTCTGGTGGGTGTTCGAGCGCCTCGCGGAGCAGGCGGAGCGCAGCCCCGAAGCGGCCGACGCGATCGGCGCGCGCTTCGCCGAGCTCGAGCGCAGCCTCGCCGAGGAGGCGAGCCGCTTCGCGGCGGACGCCGCCGGCTGCACGCCGTCCGAGCTCGCCGAGCGCGCGACGGCGGCGAACCGCGCGGTGTTCGCTCGGGTCGACGCGACCGCGCGCAGGCTCGCGCAGCGCTGCGCGGAGCTCGTCGCCGGCGCCTGA